One Endozoicomonas gorgoniicola DNA window includes the following coding sequences:
- a CDS encoding SURF1 family protein has protein sequence MLKYRIKLSLLVMLLLPLLISLGLWQFSRYEQKLELEQMLAERVAMPPLFYSDVKRFPDPMYLPVKVQGRFDASRYFLRDNQVYAGLAGYELIMPFTTTDGQSLLVNRGWLGSESRMVLPDVKTPETVVELMGMLYRPLGKAFTLGEDIWAESWPKRIQTLDFQKIKTALNLEIPSMLLVLDDQQPGALQVRPVTMKTTSGKHLGYSFQWFTMALVLLGLYLWQMIKFRKHQHAGSQI, from the coding sequence ATGTTGAAGTATAGAATCAAGCTGTCGCTGTTGGTGATGCTGTTGCTGCCCTTGCTGATATCCCTTGGGCTATGGCAGTTTTCCCGCTATGAGCAAAAGCTGGAACTTGAACAGATGCTGGCTGAGCGCGTGGCGATGCCTCCCCTGTTTTACTCAGACGTAAAACGCTTTCCTGATCCCATGTATCTCCCTGTTAAAGTACAGGGACGGTTTGACGCTTCCCGCTATTTTTTACGTGACAATCAGGTCTATGCCGGACTGGCAGGGTATGAGCTGATTATGCCTTTTACGACAACTGACGGACAGTCGCTGCTGGTTAACCGGGGTTGGCTGGGCAGTGAATCCAGAATGGTATTGCCCGACGTTAAAACGCCTGAAACTGTAGTTGAACTAATGGGAATGCTTTATAGACCTCTGGGAAAAGCCTTCACTCTGGGTGAAGATATCTGGGCCGAATCATGGCCCAAGCGCATCCAGACGCTGGACTTCCAAAAAATAAAAACAGCATTAAACCTTGAAATCCCATCTATGTTGTTGGTTCTGGATGATCAGCAGCCGGGGGCTTTACAGGTTCGTCCGGTCACGATGAAAACGACATCCGGCAAGCACCTTGGTTACTCATTTCAGTGGTTCACCATGGCGCTGGTGCTGCTCGGACTTTATCTTTGGCAAATGATTAAATTCAGGAAACATCAGCATGCAGGAAGCCAAATATAA
- a CDS encoding DUF2909 domain-containing protein produces the protein MWLKIIILILFFAVLVCLARGLYYLITDRSGSARLVNSLTVRITLTALIMLIIVLAWLHGDIHSNAPWLYR, from the coding sequence ATGTGGTTAAAAATTATTATTCTTATTCTTTTCTTCGCCGTACTCGTCTGCCTGGCTCGGGGACTTTACTACCTTATCACTGACCGAAGCGGATCAGCCAGGCTTGTTAACTCCCTGACGGTACGTATCACCCTGACTGCTCTGATCATGCTGATCATTGTGTTGGCATGGCTGCACGGTGATATTCACAGCAATGCCCCCTGGTTATACCGGTAA